The following are encoded together in the Vicia villosa cultivar HV-30 ecotype Madison, WI unplaced genomic scaffold, Vvil1.0 ctg.001102F_1_1, whole genome shotgun sequence genome:
- the LOC131633258 gene encoding probable WRKY transcription factor 75, giving the protein MENNYSMLFPCPPSSSYTIPSSSLNNGQSSNAFLGLKPSDNNMDHHDHDHDEDHVKEDEGSVKKKGEKKAKKPKYAFQTRSQVDILDDGYRWRKYGQKAVKNNKFPRSYYRCTHQGCNVKKQVQRLTKDEGVVVTTYEGVHTHPIEKTTDNFEHILSQMQIYTPF; this is encoded by the exons atggagaACAATTATTCCATGTTGTTTCCTTGTCCTCCTTCTTCAAGCTACACAATTCCATCTAGTAGTTTGAATAATGGTCAAAGCTCGAATGCATTTCTTGGTTTGAAGCCTAGTGATAATAATATGGATCATCATGATCATGATCATGATGAAGATCATGTGAAAGAAGATGAAGGAAGTGTTAAAAAGAAAGGAGAGAAAAAAGCTAAGAAGCCTAAATATGCTTTTCAAACTAGGAGTCAAGTTGATATACTTGATGATGGTTATAGATGGAGGAAATATGGACAAAAAGCTGTTAAAAACAACAAATTTCCCAg GAGCTATTATAGGTGCACACATCAAGGGTGCAATGTAAAGAAACAAGTGCAACGTTTAACCAAAGATGAGGGAGTAGTGGTGACAACATATGAGGGAGTTCATACTCACCCTATTGAGAAAACAACTGATAACTTTGAGCATATCTTGAGTCAGATGCAAATTTACACTCCCTTTTGA